In Brachypodium distachyon strain Bd21 chromosome 2, Brachypodium_distachyon_v3.0, whole genome shotgun sequence, one genomic interval encodes:
- the LOC100835328 gene encoding glutathione transferase GST 23, with protein MEKTAAENAGNVAAAKPLKLFGSWASSYTHRVQLAMRLKGLSFEYAEEDLGNKSEALLRANPVHKKVPVLVLHDGRALAESAIILHYLDDAFPDTRPLLPADPFDRAVARFWCHFGDDKLGPAVGAVFATTGEEQAAAVRQVHENLALLEAELREGAFKGRRFFGGQEVGFLDVVLGCGSYWLAVFEEVTGVQLVDAEAFPLFHAWLRDFEAQEEVRETIPSIDRLLAYARGLRQMLLALAAGAGGAGDSSAPVAAAPPAAAPPVAAADIAVDI; from the coding sequence atggagaagacggcggcggagaacgCTGGCAATGTCGCTGCGGCGAAGCCACTGAAGCTGTTCGGCTCGTGGGCGAGCTCGTACACGCACCGCGTGCAGCTAGCGATGCGGCTCAAGGGTCTCTCGTTCGAGTACGCGGAGGAGGACCTGGGCAACAAGAGCGAGGCTCTGCTCCGCGCGAACCCGGTGCACAAGAAGGTCCCCGTGCTCGTCCTCCACGACGGCCGCGCCCTGGCCGAGTCCGCCATCATCCTGCACTACCTCGACGACGCCTTCCCGGACACGCGCCCGCTCCTCCCGGCGGACCCCTTCGACCGCGCCGTGGCACGCTTCTGGTGCCACTTCGGGGACGACAAGCTGGGCCCGGCCGTGGGCGCCGTGTTCGCGACCACGGGGGAGGAGCAGGCGGCCGCCGTGCGCCAGGTGCACGAGAACCTGGCGCTGCTGGAGGCGGAGCTGAGGGAAGGCGCGTTTAAGGGGCGGCGGTTCTTTGGAGGACAGGAGGTGGGGTTCCTGGACGTGGTCCTTGGGTGTGGGTCTTATTGGCTGGCGGTGTTTGAGGAGGTGACCGGAGTTCAGCTTGTCGACGCCGAGGCGTTCCCGCTGTTCCACGCCTGGCTGCGCGATTTTGAGGCCCAGGAGGAAGTCCGGGAGACTATTCCCTCCATAGATCGCCTTCTCGCCTACGCCCGTGGCCTCCGCCAGATGCTGCTCGCGCTCGCCGCTGGCGCTGGGGGTGCTGGAGACTCCTCTGCCCCCGTGGCTGCcgctccgccggccgccgcgcccccggtGGCCGCGGCTGACATCGCCGTGGACATATGA